The following proteins are encoded in a genomic region of Xenopus laevis strain J_2021 chromosome 3L, Xenopus_laevis_v10.1, whole genome shotgun sequence:
- the igdcc4.L gene encoding immunoglobulin superfamily DCC subclass member 4 isoform X4, with product MLNSMARFECGFTEFPPPEITWQKDQAPVPAESRFLTLPSGVLQISGVQEKDEGFYRCVASNILNSIYSNAAHLSVVQDAGVYALPEELTITRAPQNLTVEEGQSAVMECMAKGNIEPLISWIRQDGKPISPDIKVLGETNLLVPEAQLHHAGVYVCRANKPHTRHFVTAAAQLHVLVHPIITQPPETITRARAGTARFVCRAEGEPEPTIHWLKNGQPLFSNGRVRIQPRGSLIITQIALEDVGYYQCLAENNVGSACATAKLYVTVQDGLPGPPQAVKAVTVSSRSLTVGWEQPESNWERVIGFSLHYTRTGGSDNVEYQFAVNNDTTELYIRDLEPGTKYTFYVVAYSQQGASSASQPVVIKTLDEVPAAAPTLNLHSDSPLRLHVRWQPLPPELSNGQVNKYRIDYGTQKDDDISYMEVPGNETQAVLVPVQPNSLYKVRISASTAAGYGIPSHWIQHHTPDTDNQTQAPSQMQLKVTPRTDSLTLSWEVPHVEFPITSFRLYYRLICPALAFGGSCQQQMERWDGTPIKLKKKRRQYEITQLMPGQLYQVKLVAFNKNQEGQTVTWKGRTRQIPSIAPVPPAQRIPPLPPSYVEVEPNSSTSVWVRWRKPAFTTSKIVNYTVRCGPLGAVNASLVTYHGSASEEILVSGLKPYTKYEFQVRSNGIGVEGPYSDIMEKMTLPDRPSSPPADLVLQPLSQFSVQLHWRPPVEPNGIIAQYLLMYTTNSSQPDEMWTLLTRDGNIFSTEVQGLQSGTKYYFKMGAKTVSGWGPYTNVLEVETLPSTLSADVLDMNSVTGIIVGVCLCLLCLLLCMCASFQQGKKRDSSDIGSRSSRGPTSYQRARQGSCSQGHGQDSHELETLMPSQQEDTPSLPVPEATNLIIGQNLVTTSQPEEKNPLKMKPSWNGSVTQNWANHITSYTESITGDLSSAANGLANPLSSGGLRMMLNDLSYEPLKVDVGRSHRNSSQNQVEADVIVHSDFSASERSGHCAGLDSEEEEEDLSLDQDRSINGTQATVPSPQVQPLTEEQRQDKREEELIPTKTDTKTDATDLKNQLLLNGFHKSVDSQDLQPTESNVLSVECGDSLADDVSVVLKAPQDLALSNTHASSLHPSSPDRQCTDSLNG from the exons ATGCTGAACAGCATGGCAAGGTTTGAGTGTGGCTTTACCGAGTTTCCACCTCCTGAGATCACCTGGCAAAAAGACCAGGCTCCGGTTCCAGCTGAGTCTAG GTTTCTTACCCTCCCCTCTGGAGTCCTGCAGATATCAGGGGTCCAGGAGAAGGATGAAGGCTTTTATCGTTGTGTGGCATCCAACATATTGAACTCCATCTACAGCAATGCAGCACATCTGTCTGTTGTACAAG ATGCCGGTGTTTATGCCTTGCCAGAGGAGCTGACAATTACTAGAGCACCACAAAacctgacagtggaagaaggtcaAAGTGCTGTCATGGAATGTATGGCTAAAGGGAATATTGAACCTCTGATCTCTTGGATCCGCCAGG ATGGAAAGCCAATCTCTCCTGATATCAAAGTGCTGGGAGAGACCAATCTCCTGGTGCCAGAGGCGCAGCTGCATCATGCTGGGGTCTATGTGTGCCGAGCCAACAAGCCACATACTCGTCATTTTGTCACTGCTGCAGCCCAACTTCATGTTCTGG TCCACCCAATCATTACCCAGCCCCCAGAGACTATCACTCGGGCCCGTGCTGGAACTGCTCGATTTGTGTGCAGGGCCGAGGGGGAGCCAGAACCAACAATTCACTGGCTAAAGAATGGACAGCCACTTTTCTCCAATGGCAGAGTGAGAATTCAGCCCAGGGGCAGTCTAATTATCACACAGATAGCCCTGGAGGATGTGGGATACTACCAATGTTTGGCAGAGAACAATGTTGGCAGCGCCTGTGCCACTGCTAAATTGTATGTGACAGTTCAGGACGGACTGCCTGGCCCACCGCAAGCTGTAAAGGCAGTGACAGTTTCCAGCAGATCATTGACAGTGGGATGGGAACAGCCAGAGAGTAACTGGGAGAGAGTCATAGGCTTCTCTCTGCACTACACCAGGACTGGAG GCTCAGACAATGTGGAATACCAGTTTGCAGTAAATAATGATACAACAGAACTATACATTAGAGACCTGGAACCAGGGACAAAGTATACCTTCTATGTGGTAGCATATTCCCAGCAAGGTGCCAGCAGTGCGTCTCAGCCAGTTGTTATAAAGACTCTGGATGAAG TTCCAGCAGCTGCCCCGACTCTGAACCTTCACAGTGATTCCCCTTTGCGCCTACATGTGCGCTGGCAACCGCTACCCCCTGAGCTGAGCAATGGGCAAGTCAACAAATACCGCATTGATTATGGCACTCAGAAAGATG ATGACATTTCCTACATGGAGGTTCCAGGGAATGAGACACAGGCCGTCCTGGTGCCAGTGCAGCCCAACAGTTTGTACAAAGTGAGGATCTCAGCTAGTACAGCAGCAGGCTATGGAATTCCCTCCCACTGGATTCAGCATCACACTCCTGACACAGACAACCAGACACAAG CCCCATCTCAGATGCAGCTGAAGGTCACTCCCCGCACTGATTCCCTCACCCTCAGTTGGGAGGTGCCCCACGTTGAGTTTCCAATCACTAGCTTCAGGTTGTATTACCGCCTTATATGCCCTGCTCTGGCTTTTGGTGGCTCCTGTCAACAGCAAATGGAAAGGTGGGATGGGACTCCTATCAAGCTCAAAAAGAAGAGGAGACAATATGAAATAACACAGCTAA TGCCTGGACAATTGTACCAAGTGAAATTAGTGGCATTTAATAAAAATCAGGAAGGGCAGACTGTTACATGGAAAGGAAGGACCAGGCAGATTCCCTCCATTGCACCAG TCCCCCCTGCACAGAGGATTCCCCCGCTCCCACCCAGTTATGTTGAGGTTGAACCTAACAGCTCCACGTCGGTTTGGGTACGGTGGAGAAAACCTGCTTTCACCACAAGCAAAATTGTCAACTACACAGTGCGTTGTGGGCCATTGGGAGCTGTGAATGCCTCGCTTGTGACCTATCATGGCAG TGCTTCTGAAGAGATCCTGGTTTCAGGCTTGAAACCTTATACCAAGTACGAGTTTCAAGTACGGTCTAATGGCATCGGTGTGGAAGGGCCGTATAGTGACATCATGGAGAAAATGACACTGCCAGACA GGCCCTCTTCGCCACCTGCTGACCTGGTACTGCAGCCCCTGTCCCAGTTTTCTGTTCAGCTGCACTGGCGCCCCCCTGTGGAACCAAATGGAATCATTGCACAATATCTGCTCATGTACACGACCAACAGCAGTCAACCTGATGAGATGTGGACTCTCTTAACCAGAGATG GAAACATATTCAGCACAGAGGTGCAGGGATTGCAGAGTGGGACCAAATATTATTTCAAGATGGGAGCAAAAACTGTGTCAGGCTGGGGACCCTACACCAATGTATTAGAGGTGGAGACTTTACCTTCTACACTATCAG CAGATGTCCTGGACATGAATTCTGTGACTGGTATCATAGTGGGGGTCTGCCTTTGTCTCCTGTGCCTCTTGCTGTGTATGTGTGCCAGCTTCCAGCAGGGCAAGAAGAG AGACAGCTCGGATATAGGGTCTCGCTCCAGCAGAGGCCCCACATCTTATCAGCGAGCCAGACAGGGGTCCTGCTCACAGGGTCATGGTCAAGATTCACATGAACTAGAGACACTTATGCCCTCCCAGCAGGAAGATACACCATCTCTTCCTGTTCCAGAGGCCACGAATCTGATTATAGGACAGAACCTAGTCACAACATCCCAACCAGAGGAAAAAAATCCACTGAAAATGAAG CCATCCTGGAatggatctgttacccagaactGGGCTAATCACATCACTAGTTACACGGAGTCCATTACTGGAGACCTCTCATCAGCAGCAAATGGCTTGGCAAATCCATTGTCCTCTGGAGGCTTAAGAATGATGTTGAATGACCTTTCTTATGAACCCTTAAAG GTAGATGTTGGGAGGAGTCACAGGAATTCATCTCAGAACCAAGTTGAGGCAGACGTCATTGTACATTCTGATTTCTCTGCCTCCGAAAGGAGTGGACATTGTGCTGGTCTGGattctgaagaagaggaggaagatctCAGTCTGGATCAGGACAGGTCCATAAATGGAACTCAAGCCACAGTTCCCAGTCCTCAAGTCCAGCCTCTAACAGAGGAACAAAGACAAGACAAGAGGGAAGAAGAATTAATCCCAACAAAAACAGACACAAAAACAGATGCTACAGACTTAAAGAACCAGCTCCTCCTCAACGGCTTCCACAAGAGTGTGGACTCTCAGGATCTTCAGCCAACAGAGAGCAATGTTCTCAGTGTAGAGTGCGGAGACTCACTTGCAGATGATGTTTCTGTTGTACTGAAAGCCCCGCAAGACTTAGCACTCAGCAATACACATGCTTCTTCACTTCATCCCAGTTCACCTGACAGGCAGTGTACTGACTCATTAAATGGCTGA
- the igdcc4.L gene encoding immunoglobulin superfamily DCC subclass member 4 isoform X3, with protein sequence MQMERDNIEGRYSCAAQDSVGIVTGRSRTVRLASLPSFRQQPESQTVMLNSMARFECGFTEFPPPEITWQKDQAPVPAESRFLTLPSGVLQISGVQEKDEGFYRCVASNILNSIYSNAAHLSVVQDAGVYALPEELTITRAPQNLTVEEGQSAVMECMAKGNIEPLISWIRQDGKPISPDIKVLGETNLLVPEAQLHHAGVYVCRANKPHTRHFVTAAAQLHVLVHPIITQPPETITRARAGTARFVCRAEGEPEPTIHWLKNGQPLFSNGRVRIQPRGSLIITQIALEDVGYYQCLAENNVGSACATAKLYVTVQDGLPGPPQAVKAVTVSSRSLTVGWEQPESNWERVIGFSLHYTRTGGSDNVEYQFAVNNDTTELYIRDLEPGTKYTFYVVAYSQQGASSASQPVVIKTLDEVPAAAPTLNLHSDSPLRLHVRWQPLPPELSNGQVNKYRIDYGTQKDDDISYMEVPGNETQAVLVPVQPNSLYKVRISASTAAGYGIPSHWIQHHTPDTDNQTQAPSQMQLKVTPRTDSLTLSWEVPHVEFPITSFRLYYRLICPALAFGGSCQQQMERWDGTPIKLKKKRRQYEITQLMPGQLYQVKLVAFNKNQEGQTVTWKGRTRQIPSIAPVPPAQRIPPLPPSYVEVEPNSSTSVWVRWRKPAFTTSKIVNYTVRCGPLGAVNASLVTYHGSASEEILVSGLKPYTKYEFQVRSNGIGVEGPYSDIMEKMTLPDRPSSPPADLVLQPLSQFSVQLHWRPPVEPNGIIAQYLLMYTTNSSQPDEMWTLLTRDGNIFSTEVQGLQSGTKYYFKMGAKTVSGWGPYTNVLEVETLPSTLSADVLDMNSVTGIIVGVCLCLLCLLLCMCASFQQGKKRDSSDIGSRSSRGPTSYQRARQGSCSQGHGQDSHELETLMPSQQEDTPSLPVPEATNLIIGQNLVTTSQPEEKNPLKMKPSWNGSVTQNWANHITSYTESITGDLSSAANGLANPLSSGGLRMMLNDLSYEPLKVDVGRSHRNSSQNQVEADVIVHSDFSASERSGHCAGLDSEEEEEDLSLDQDRSINGTQATVPSPQVQPLTEEQRQDKREEELIPTKTDTKTDATDLKNQLLLNGFHKSVDSQDLQPTESNVLSVECGDSLADDVSVVLKAPQDLALSNTHASSLHPSSPDRQCTDSLNG encoded by the exons ATGCAGATGGAAAGAGACAACATTGAGGGAAGATATTCCTGTGCAGCCCAGGACTCTGTTGGGATTGTAACAGGCAGAAGTCGCACAGTGAGACTGGCAA GTCTTCCCTCTTTCCGCCAACAGCCTGAGTCTCAGACTGTGATGCTGAACAGCATGGCAAGGTTTGAGTGTGGCTTTACCGAGTTTCCACCTCCTGAGATCACCTGGCAAAAAGACCAGGCTCCGGTTCCAGCTGAGTCTAG GTTTCTTACCCTCCCCTCTGGAGTCCTGCAGATATCAGGGGTCCAGGAGAAGGATGAAGGCTTTTATCGTTGTGTGGCATCCAACATATTGAACTCCATCTACAGCAATGCAGCACATCTGTCTGTTGTACAAG ATGCCGGTGTTTATGCCTTGCCAGAGGAGCTGACAATTACTAGAGCACCACAAAacctgacagtggaagaaggtcaAAGTGCTGTCATGGAATGTATGGCTAAAGGGAATATTGAACCTCTGATCTCTTGGATCCGCCAGG ATGGAAAGCCAATCTCTCCTGATATCAAAGTGCTGGGAGAGACCAATCTCCTGGTGCCAGAGGCGCAGCTGCATCATGCTGGGGTCTATGTGTGCCGAGCCAACAAGCCACATACTCGTCATTTTGTCACTGCTGCAGCCCAACTTCATGTTCTGG TCCACCCAATCATTACCCAGCCCCCAGAGACTATCACTCGGGCCCGTGCTGGAACTGCTCGATTTGTGTGCAGGGCCGAGGGGGAGCCAGAACCAACAATTCACTGGCTAAAGAATGGACAGCCACTTTTCTCCAATGGCAGAGTGAGAATTCAGCCCAGGGGCAGTCTAATTATCACACAGATAGCCCTGGAGGATGTGGGATACTACCAATGTTTGGCAGAGAACAATGTTGGCAGCGCCTGTGCCACTGCTAAATTGTATGTGACAGTTCAGGACGGACTGCCTGGCCCACCGCAAGCTGTAAAGGCAGTGACAGTTTCCAGCAGATCATTGACAGTGGGATGGGAACAGCCAGAGAGTAACTGGGAGAGAGTCATAGGCTTCTCTCTGCACTACACCAGGACTGGAG GCTCAGACAATGTGGAATACCAGTTTGCAGTAAATAATGATACAACAGAACTATACATTAGAGACCTGGAACCAGGGACAAAGTATACCTTCTATGTGGTAGCATATTCCCAGCAAGGTGCCAGCAGTGCGTCTCAGCCAGTTGTTATAAAGACTCTGGATGAAG TTCCAGCAGCTGCCCCGACTCTGAACCTTCACAGTGATTCCCCTTTGCGCCTACATGTGCGCTGGCAACCGCTACCCCCTGAGCTGAGCAATGGGCAAGTCAACAAATACCGCATTGATTATGGCACTCAGAAAGATG ATGACATTTCCTACATGGAGGTTCCAGGGAATGAGACACAGGCCGTCCTGGTGCCAGTGCAGCCCAACAGTTTGTACAAAGTGAGGATCTCAGCTAGTACAGCAGCAGGCTATGGAATTCCCTCCCACTGGATTCAGCATCACACTCCTGACACAGACAACCAGACACAAG CCCCATCTCAGATGCAGCTGAAGGTCACTCCCCGCACTGATTCCCTCACCCTCAGTTGGGAGGTGCCCCACGTTGAGTTTCCAATCACTAGCTTCAGGTTGTATTACCGCCTTATATGCCCTGCTCTGGCTTTTGGTGGCTCCTGTCAACAGCAAATGGAAAGGTGGGATGGGACTCCTATCAAGCTCAAAAAGAAGAGGAGACAATATGAAATAACACAGCTAA TGCCTGGACAATTGTACCAAGTGAAATTAGTGGCATTTAATAAAAATCAGGAAGGGCAGACTGTTACATGGAAAGGAAGGACCAGGCAGATTCCCTCCATTGCACCAG TCCCCCCTGCACAGAGGATTCCCCCGCTCCCACCCAGTTATGTTGAGGTTGAACCTAACAGCTCCACGTCGGTTTGGGTACGGTGGAGAAAACCTGCTTTCACCACAAGCAAAATTGTCAACTACACAGTGCGTTGTGGGCCATTGGGAGCTGTGAATGCCTCGCTTGTGACCTATCATGGCAG TGCTTCTGAAGAGATCCTGGTTTCAGGCTTGAAACCTTATACCAAGTACGAGTTTCAAGTACGGTCTAATGGCATCGGTGTGGAAGGGCCGTATAGTGACATCATGGAGAAAATGACACTGCCAGACA GGCCCTCTTCGCCACCTGCTGACCTGGTACTGCAGCCCCTGTCCCAGTTTTCTGTTCAGCTGCACTGGCGCCCCCCTGTGGAACCAAATGGAATCATTGCACAATATCTGCTCATGTACACGACCAACAGCAGTCAACCTGATGAGATGTGGACTCTCTTAACCAGAGATG GAAACATATTCAGCACAGAGGTGCAGGGATTGCAGAGTGGGACCAAATATTATTTCAAGATGGGAGCAAAAACTGTGTCAGGCTGGGGACCCTACACCAATGTATTAGAGGTGGAGACTTTACCTTCTACACTATCAG CAGATGTCCTGGACATGAATTCTGTGACTGGTATCATAGTGGGGGTCTGCCTTTGTCTCCTGTGCCTCTTGCTGTGTATGTGTGCCAGCTTCCAGCAGGGCAAGAAGAG AGACAGCTCGGATATAGGGTCTCGCTCCAGCAGAGGCCCCACATCTTATCAGCGAGCCAGACAGGGGTCCTGCTCACAGGGTCATGGTCAAGATTCACATGAACTAGAGACACTTATGCCCTCCCAGCAGGAAGATACACCATCTCTTCCTGTTCCAGAGGCCACGAATCTGATTATAGGACAGAACCTAGTCACAACATCCCAACCAGAGGAAAAAAATCCACTGAAAATGAAG CCATCCTGGAatggatctgttacccagaactGGGCTAATCACATCACTAGTTACACGGAGTCCATTACTGGAGACCTCTCATCAGCAGCAAATGGCTTGGCAAATCCATTGTCCTCTGGAGGCTTAAGAATGATGTTGAATGACCTTTCTTATGAACCCTTAAAG GTAGATGTTGGGAGGAGTCACAGGAATTCATCTCAGAACCAAGTTGAGGCAGACGTCATTGTACATTCTGATTTCTCTGCCTCCGAAAGGAGTGGACATTGTGCTGGTCTGGattctgaagaagaggaggaagatctCAGTCTGGATCAGGACAGGTCCATAAATGGAACTCAAGCCACAGTTCCCAGTCCTCAAGTCCAGCCTCTAACAGAGGAACAAAGACAAGACAAGAGGGAAGAAGAATTAATCCCAACAAAAACAGACACAAAAACAGATGCTACAGACTTAAAGAACCAGCTCCTCCTCAACGGCTTCCACAAGAGTGTGGACTCTCAGGATCTTCAGCCAACAGAGAGCAATGTTCTCAGTGTAGAGTGCGGAGACTCACTTGCAGATGATGTTTCTGTTGTACTGAAAGCCCCGCAAGACTTAGCACTCAGCAATACACATGCTTCTTCACTTCATCCCAGTTCACCTGACAGGCAGTGTACTGACTCATTAAATGGCTGA
- the igdcc4.L gene encoding immunoglobulin superfamily DCC subclass member 4 isoform X2 — protein MALGRLSLLWGLHWAGCVLVVAARETIRLDLSCSPGQTHTVLQPDQEAILDCEVGSREVPYNVTWKKDGVHLNTDESLRVLHNGSLVIMQMERDNIEGRYSCAAQDSVGIVTGRSRTVRLASLPSFRQQPESQTVMLNSMARFECGFTEFPPPEITWQKDQAPVPAESRFLTLPSGVLQISGVQEKDEGFYRCVASNILNSIYSNAAHLSVVQDAGVYALPEELTITRAPQNLTVEEGQSAVMECMAKGNIEPLISWIRQDGKPISPDIKVLGETNLLVPEAQLHHAGVYVCRANKPHTRHFVTAAAQLHVLVHPIITQPPETITRARAGTARFVCRAEGEPEPTIHWLKNGQPLFSNGRVRIQPRGSLIITQIALEDVGYYQCLAENNVGSACATAKLYVTVQDGLPGPPQAVKAVTVSSRSLTVGWEQPESNWERVIGFSLHYTRTGGSDNVEYQFAVNNDTTELYIRDLEPGTKYTFYVVAYSQQGASSASQPVVIKTLDEVPAAAPTLNLHSDSPLRLHVRWQPLPPELSNGQVNKYRIDYGTQKDDDISYMEVPGNETQAVLVPVQPNSLYKVRISASTAAGYGIPSHWIQHHTPDTDNQTQAPSQMQLKVTPRTDSLTLSWEVPHVEFPITSFRLYYRLICPALAFGGSCQQQMERWDGTPIKLKKKRRQYEITQLMPGQLYQVKLVAFNKNQEGQTVTWKGRTRQIPSIAPVPPAQRIPPLPPSYVEVEPNSSTSVWVRWRKPAFTTSKIVNYTVRCGPLGAVNASLVTYHGSASEEILVSGLKPYTKYEFQVRSNGIGVEGPYSDIMEKMTLPDRPSSPPADLVLQPLSQFSVQLHWRPPVEPNGIIAQYLLMYTTNSSQPDEMWTLLTRDGNIFSTEVQGLQSGTKYYFKMGAKTVSGWGPYTNVLEVETLPSTLSDVLDMNSVTGIIVGVCLCLLCLLLCMCASFQQGKKRDSSDIGSRSSRGPTSYQRARQGSCSQGHGQDSHELETLMPSQQEDTPSLPVPEATNLIIGQNLVTTSQPEEKNPLKMKPSWNGSVTQNWANHITSYTESITGDLSSAANGLANPLSSGGLRMMLNDLSYEPLKVDVGRSHRNSSQNQVEADVIVHSDFSASERSGHCAGLDSEEEEEDLSLDQDRSINGTQATVPSPQVQPLTEEQRQDKREEELIPTKTDTKTDATDLKNQLLLNGFHKSVDSQDLQPTESNVLSVECGDSLADDVSVVLKAPQDLALSNTHASSLHPSSPDRQCTDSLNG, from the exons GGGAGACCATCAGACTGGACCTCAGCTGCAGCCCCGGCCAGACACACACTGTGCTCCAACCAGACCAGGAAGCCATCTTAGATTGTGAGGTGGGCAGCAGAGAAGTGCCGTACAATGTAACCTGGAAGAAGGATGGGGTTCACCTAAACACAGATGAATCCCTGAGAGTCCTCCACAATGGGTCCCTGGTCATAATGCAGATGGAAAGAGACAACATTGAGGGAAGATATTCCTGTGCAGCCCAGGACTCTGTTGGGATTGTAACAGGCAGAAGTCGCACAGTGAGACTGGCAA GTCTTCCCTCTTTCCGCCAACAGCCTGAGTCTCAGACTGTGATGCTGAACAGCATGGCAAGGTTTGAGTGTGGCTTTACCGAGTTTCCACCTCCTGAGATCACCTGGCAAAAAGACCAGGCTCCGGTTCCAGCTGAGTCTAG GTTTCTTACCCTCCCCTCTGGAGTCCTGCAGATATCAGGGGTCCAGGAGAAGGATGAAGGCTTTTATCGTTGTGTGGCATCCAACATATTGAACTCCATCTACAGCAATGCAGCACATCTGTCTGTTGTACAAG ATGCCGGTGTTTATGCCTTGCCAGAGGAGCTGACAATTACTAGAGCACCACAAAacctgacagtggaagaaggtcaAAGTGCTGTCATGGAATGTATGGCTAAAGGGAATATTGAACCTCTGATCTCTTGGATCCGCCAGG ATGGAAAGCCAATCTCTCCTGATATCAAAGTGCTGGGAGAGACCAATCTCCTGGTGCCAGAGGCGCAGCTGCATCATGCTGGGGTCTATGTGTGCCGAGCCAACAAGCCACATACTCGTCATTTTGTCACTGCTGCAGCCCAACTTCATGTTCTGG TCCACCCAATCATTACCCAGCCCCCAGAGACTATCACTCGGGCCCGTGCTGGAACTGCTCGATTTGTGTGCAGGGCCGAGGGGGAGCCAGAACCAACAATTCACTGGCTAAAGAATGGACAGCCACTTTTCTCCAATGGCAGAGTGAGAATTCAGCCCAGGGGCAGTCTAATTATCACACAGATAGCCCTGGAGGATGTGGGATACTACCAATGTTTGGCAGAGAACAATGTTGGCAGCGCCTGTGCCACTGCTAAATTGTATGTGACAGTTCAGGACGGACTGCCTGGCCCACCGCAAGCTGTAAAGGCAGTGACAGTTTCCAGCAGATCATTGACAGTGGGATGGGAACAGCCAGAGAGTAACTGGGAGAGAGTCATAGGCTTCTCTCTGCACTACACCAGGACTGGAG GCTCAGACAATGTGGAATACCAGTTTGCAGTAAATAATGATACAACAGAACTATACATTAGAGACCTGGAACCAGGGACAAAGTATACCTTCTATGTGGTAGCATATTCCCAGCAAGGTGCCAGCAGTGCGTCTCAGCCAGTTGTTATAAAGACTCTGGATGAAG TTCCAGCAGCTGCCCCGACTCTGAACCTTCACAGTGATTCCCCTTTGCGCCTACATGTGCGCTGGCAACCGCTACCCCCTGAGCTGAGCAATGGGCAAGTCAACAAATACCGCATTGATTATGGCACTCAGAAAGATG ATGACATTTCCTACATGGAGGTTCCAGGGAATGAGACACAGGCCGTCCTGGTGCCAGTGCAGCCCAACAGTTTGTACAAAGTGAGGATCTCAGCTAGTACAGCAGCAGGCTATGGAATTCCCTCCCACTGGATTCAGCATCACACTCCTGACACAGACAACCAGACACAAG CCCCATCTCAGATGCAGCTGAAGGTCACTCCCCGCACTGATTCCCTCACCCTCAGTTGGGAGGTGCCCCACGTTGAGTTTCCAATCACTAGCTTCAGGTTGTATTACCGCCTTATATGCCCTGCTCTGGCTTTTGGTGGCTCCTGTCAACAGCAAATGGAAAGGTGGGATGGGACTCCTATCAAGCTCAAAAAGAAGAGGAGACAATATGAAATAACACAGCTAA TGCCTGGACAATTGTACCAAGTGAAATTAGTGGCATTTAATAAAAATCAGGAAGGGCAGACTGTTACATGGAAAGGAAGGACCAGGCAGATTCCCTCCATTGCACCAG TCCCCCCTGCACAGAGGATTCCCCCGCTCCCACCCAGTTATGTTGAGGTTGAACCTAACAGCTCCACGTCGGTTTGGGTACGGTGGAGAAAACCTGCTTTCACCACAAGCAAAATTGTCAACTACACAGTGCGTTGTGGGCCATTGGGAGCTGTGAATGCCTCGCTTGTGACCTATCATGGCAG TGCTTCTGAAGAGATCCTGGTTTCAGGCTTGAAACCTTATACCAAGTACGAGTTTCAAGTACGGTCTAATGGCATCGGTGTGGAAGGGCCGTATAGTGACATCATGGAGAAAATGACACTGCCAGACA GGCCCTCTTCGCCACCTGCTGACCTGGTACTGCAGCCCCTGTCCCAGTTTTCTGTTCAGCTGCACTGGCGCCCCCCTGTGGAACCAAATGGAATCATTGCACAATATCTGCTCATGTACACGACCAACAGCAGTCAACCTGATGAGATGTGGACTCTCTTAACCAGAGATG GAAACATATTCAGCACAGAGGTGCAGGGATTGCAGAGTGGGACCAAATATTATTTCAAGATGGGAGCAAAAACTGTGTCAGGCTGGGGACCCTACACCAATGTATTAGAGGTGGAGACTTTACCTTCTACACTATCAG ATGTCCTGGACATGAATTCTGTGACTGGTATCATAGTGGGGGTCTGCCTTTGTCTCCTGTGCCTCTTGCTGTGTATGTGTGCCAGCTTCCAGCAGGGCAAGAAGAG AGACAGCTCGGATATAGGGTCTCGCTCCAGCAGAGGCCCCACATCTTATCAGCGAGCCAGACAGGGGTCCTGCTCACAGGGTCATGGTCAAGATTCACATGAACTAGAGACACTTATGCCCTCCCAGCAGGAAGATACACCATCTCTTCCTGTTCCAGAGGCCACGAATCTGATTATAGGACAGAACCTAGTCACAACATCCCAACCAGAGGAAAAAAATCCACTGAAAATGAAG CCATCCTGGAatggatctgttacccagaactGGGCTAATCACATCACTAGTTACACGGAGTCCATTACTGGAGACCTCTCATCAGCAGCAAATGGCTTGGCAAATCCATTGTCCTCTGGAGGCTTAAGAATGATGTTGAATGACCTTTCTTATGAACCCTTAAAG GTAGATGTTGGGAGGAGTCACAGGAATTCATCTCAGAACCAAGTTGAGGCAGACGTCATTGTACATTCTGATTTCTCTGCCTCCGAAAGGAGTGGACATTGTGCTGGTCTGGattctgaagaagaggaggaagatctCAGTCTGGATCAGGACAGGTCCATAAATGGAACTCAAGCCACAGTTCCCAGTCCTCAAGTCCAGCCTCTAACAGAGGAACAAAGACAAGACAAGAGGGAAGAAGAATTAATCCCAACAAAAACAGACACAAAAACAGATGCTACAGACTTAAAGAACCAGCTCCTCCTCAACGGCTTCCACAAGAGTGTGGACTCTCAGGATCTTCAGCCAACAGAGAGCAATGTTCTCAGTGTAGAGTGCGGAGACTCACTTGCAGATGATGTTTCTGTTGTACTGAAAGCCCCGCAAGACTTAGCACTCAGCAATACACATGCTTCTTCACTTCATCCCAGTTCACCTGACAGGCAGTGTACTGACTCATTAAATGGCTGA